The sequence CCGGCGTTCGTCGAAGAGCCCGAGTCGGAACTGGCCCAGCTCGTGCGCGAACTGCGCCGGCAGTGGGAGGCGCTGCGCGCCCTGCAGGAGGATGCGGACGCGCTCCGCCGGGCGCTGGAGGCCCGGGAGGCCGGCGTCCGCGACTGGGCCTGCCGCCTTGGGATCGCCGGGGACACGGAGCACGTCGACGCCCTCGTCCTCGCCCGTCGCCTGGAGGACGCGATGGAGCGTGCGCTCACCCGCCGGAGGGCGGCGGAGCAGGCGGCCGAGGAGCGGGCGCGGCTGCAGGCCGAACTGCGCGAGCTCGAAGCGCAGCGGGCCGAGACGGCCCGCCAGCGCGAGTCCCTGCTGGAGCGGCTTTCCGCGTTCGGGCCGGACGTCGAAGCGGCGCTCCTCGAACTGCGCGAGCGCCGCGACGCGTGGCAACGCGCGCGGTTCCTGGCGGACGCGCTCGAGCGCCGCCCGGGCGGCCTGGACGCGGTGCGTCGCGAGGTGCACGCCGCGCGCGAGGCCGGCGAGCTTCCGTGGACGGACGCCGACCGCGACCAGGCCCTTGAAGAGGAGCGTGCACTCGCGGAGCAACTGAAGGAGACGGACCGCCGAATCGGCGAGCTCCGGAGGGAACTGCAGGATCTGGCCGCGCACGAGACCGCCGCCGAGGTGTCCGGCTGGATTGCGGCGCGCGCGGAGGAGCGCAATGCGGTCCTGCGCCAGCGGGACCGGCTCGCCCTGATGGCCTCCATCGTTCGGCTGGGCGCCGAGCGCTTCCGCGAGCGGCACCAGCCGGACATCCTGAAGCTCGCCGGCGAGCACCTCGCCAGCTTCACCGCCGGGCGCTACGACCGCCTGCTCTTCGACGACGAGCAGGTCGTCGAGCTGCCCTCCGGCGCGGAGGGCGCGCGAGTCCCCGGCGCCGGGGCGGGGTCGGGCTCGGTCCTCATGGTCCGCCGCGCTTCGGACGGCGCGCTCTGGCCCGCGGCGCCGCCCCTCAGCGAGGGCACCCTGCACCAGATCCATCTCGCGCTTCGCCTGGCGCTGGCGGACCACCTCGACCAGGGCGGGGAGCGGCTCCCGGTCTGCTTCGACGAGACGTTCCTCCATTGGAGCGAGGACCGGCGCCGGGAGGGGCTGCGTCACATGGCCGCGTGGGCCGCGCGGCGGCAGGTGCTCATCTTCACGTGCCACCCGTGGTTCGCGGAAGAGGCGCGATCGGCGGCGGGCGCGACGGTCGTCACGCTTTCGGGCTGAACGCGGCCGCGGGCGCGGCGCCACCGGCAGTGCATGTAGAATCGCACAACGGAGCGGTCCCCGCGGCCCGGCCGCGCGGATCCGCGCCCCTCACGCTCACCGCCACGTGGCGAAGAACGCCTTCAGCCTCCGCATGCCCTCTTCGATGCGCTCCATGGACGTCGCGTAGCTGAGGCGCAGCGCCCCGGGGACGCCGAAGCCCTCCCCCGGCACGACGGCCACGCCGGCCTCGACGAGGATCGCCTCCGCGAGTTCTTCAGCCGTCTCGAAGATGCGTCGCGCCGCGGTGCCTTCAGCCCCGGCAGCCCCGGCGGTGCCTTCAGCCCCGGCAGCCCCGGCGGCGCCGTCGTGAGCGCGCTCCCGGCCCAGGTAGGCGCGCACGTCGACGAACACGTAAAACGCGCCCTCGGGGAGGGGCACGGACAGCCCGGGAATCTCGTTCAGCGCCGCGCACATGGCCCGGCGGCGCTCGTCGAAGGTGCGCACCATCGCCGCGACCGGCTCGTCCGGGCCGCGCAGCGCGCCCAGCGCGGCCATCTGGCTCACGGACGACGCTCCGGACGTCAGCTGCGTCTGGATGGTGAGCATGGCGGCCGTGAGGTCAGGCTCGGCGCAGGCGGTGTAGCCGATGCGCCACCCGGTCATGGCGTACGCTTTCGACATGCCGTTGACGACGACCGTGCGCCGGTAGGCGTCCTCGCTGAACGTGGCCGGGCTGACGTGACGCGCGCCGTCGTACACGAGGCGCTCGTAGATCTCGTCCGCGATCACCCAAAGGTCATGCTCGCGCGCGAGCTCCATGAGGTCGCGCAGCTCGCGCTCGGTGTACACGGCGCCGCTCGGGTTGTTGGGGCTGTTGAGCACGATCGCCTTGGTCCGCGGCGTGATCGCCTCCGCCACGCGCTCCACTCGCGGGTGGTAGCGGTCCTCCGGTGTGGTCGGCACGACGACGGGCCGCGCCCCCACGAGCTTCACCTGCTCCGGGTAGCTCACCCAGTACGGCGCTAAGAGAACGACCTCGTCCCCTTCCTCGCAGATCGCGGCGAGGGCCTGAAAGATGGACTGCTTCGCGCCGTTGGACACGACGATGTCCTGCGGCCGGTAGATCAGGCCCTGGTCCCGGCGGAGCTTCTCGCAGATGGCCTGCCGCAGGCGCGGGTCGCCGGCGGCCGCGGTGTACTTGGTGAAGCCCTCGTCGATGGCCGCCTTGGCGGCTTCGTTGGCGGCGGGGACGGACGGGAAATCCGGCTCGCCGACGCTGAAGCTGACGATGTCGTGCCCCGCGGCGATGAGTTCCTTCGTGCGGCTGTCCAGGGAAACGGTTGGGGAAGCGGTGATGGTTCTCGAACGCCAGGATAGAGGACGAGTCATGGCGTCGCCTCTCTTCGCCTGAATATTTTCCGATCAGTCTCTCCCTTAATGTACTGTTGCGCCGGCGGAAGTCGACAGCCCTGGAGCGTCCGGAAGGTGTCTTCCCGCGGCAGGAGTGCCCCGCCCGCAATCGAAGAAAAGCGAGGTAACTCATTTTTCAAATAGGAGAGAAGACGTTGAACGACAAGCTGCAGCGCATGTTGGAGATCTACCGCGAAGCGAGCCACCTGATGATCGCGGCAGGGCTTCTGGACTGGGATCAGCAGTGCTACATGCCCCCCGGCGGGGCGGCCCTCCGCGCGGAGCAGCTGGCCACCCTCACCAAGCTGGCCCACCAGCGGTTCACCTCCCCGGAGATGGGACAGCTTCTCGACGAGTTGACGCCTTGGGCGGAGTCGCTGGACCCCGACTCGTTTGAAGCGAGCGTCGTGCGCGTGGCGCGGCGGGACTACGAGCGGGCCACGCGCGTTCCCACGGAGCTGGAGGCGGAATTCTCCCGCGCCGCGTCGGCCGGCTTCGCCGCGTGGACGGAGGCGCGTCAGGCGGACGACTTCCGCATCTTCGCGCCGAAGCTGGAACGTCTCGTGGAATTGAACATCCAGCGCGCGGAGGCGCTGGGCTATGAGGAGCGCCGCTATGACGCGTTGTTGAACCTCTTCGAGCCCGGCATGCGCACGAGCCAGGTGCAGGCCCTGTTCCAGCAGCTGAAGGAGGGGCTGGTTCCCCTCGTCCAGGCGGTCGCGGAGCGGCTGGACCGCGTCCGCGACGACTTCCTCCACGGCGGCTACGATGAGCAGAAGCAGTGGGATTTCGGCATGCGCGTGCTCAAGGACATCGGCTTCGACTTCAACCGCGGGCGCCTGGACCGTTCCGAGCACCCTTTCACCATCGGATTCGGGTCGGGCGACGTCCGCCTCACCACGCGTTTCCGCCCTTACCTCGGCACGGCGCTCTTCGGCACGCTGCATGAGGGCGGCCACGGCCTCTATGAGCAGGGCATTCCGGAGGAGTTCGCCGGCACGCCGATCGGCACCGCTGCCTCGTTCGGCATGCATGAGTCGCAGTCGCGCCTGTGGGAGAACCTGATCGGCTGCTCGCTCGGCTTCTGGACGCACTACTACCCGGAGCT comes from Clostridia bacterium and encodes:
- a CDS encoding pyridoxal phosphate-dependent aminotransferase, with the translated sequence MTRPLSWRSRTITASPTVSLDSRTKELIAAGHDIVSFSVGEPDFPSVPAANEAAKAAIDEGFTKYTAAAGDPRLRQAICEKLRRDQGLIYRPQDIVVSNGAKQSIFQALAAICEEGDEVVLLAPYWVSYPEQVKLVGARPVVVPTTPEDRYHPRVERVAEAITPRTKAIVLNSPNNPSGAVYTERELRDLMELAREHDLWVIADEIYERLVYDGARHVSPATFSEDAYRRTVVVNGMSKAYAMTGWRIGYTACAEPDLTAAMLTIQTQLTSGASSVSQMAALGALRGPDEPVAAMVRTFDERRRAMCAALNEIPGLSVPLPEGAFYVFVDVRAYLGRERAHDGAAGAAGAEGTAGAAGAEGTAARRIFETAEELAEAILVEAGVAVVPGEGFGVPGALRLSYATSMERIEEGMRRLKAFFATWR
- a CDS encoding carboxypeptidase M32, whose amino-acid sequence is MLEIYREASHLMIAAGLLDWDQQCYMPPGGAALRAEQLATLTKLAHQRFTSPEMGQLLDELTPWAESLDPDSFEASVVRVARRDYERATRVPTELEAEFSRAASAGFAAWTEARQADDFRIFAPKLERLVELNIQRAEALGYEERRYDALLNLFEPGMRTSQVQALFQQLKEGLVPLVQAVAERLDRVRDDFLHGGYDEQKQWDFGMRVLKDIGFDFNRGRLDRSEHPFTIGFGSGDVRLTTRFRPYLGTALFGTLHEGGHGLYEQGIPEEFAGTPIGTAASFGMHESQSRLWENLIGCSLGFWTHYYPELQRLFPDRLGEIGLETFYRAINRVQPSLIRVEADELTYNLHIFLRFDLELKLLEGDLKVADLPEAWRAGMKELLGCVPESDRDGVLQDVHWSQGSFGYFPSYTLGNVLSVQLFEQAKADRPDIPQEIERGVFSGVLGWMRENIHRHGGKYTGAELVVRATGREADAGPYLRYLREKYAEIYGL